The genomic DNA TAGCTAACCAAACACTGTCCAGCGAGAAAATTCCAAGACATACCACACCGTCAACGTCAGATGATACTATCCTCCCCCCCCATGTGTGCCCTGTCTGTTCCTCCAGACTCCAGCAAAATGAATCTCCCACATTCCCTTTGAAAGACATTCAGGTAGAACACACGCTAAGAAGAGATTGAGCGGAAATCCAGCCACCCACTAATCCATATCTCACTAAATTCCTTGTTTGATGTTTGGAAGacaaatttttcttacaaaaaaaatagagcCAAAAAACCAAAGAATCCCAGAAAGGAAGATACaaagaaagatgagaagaaGCAATAAGTTGAATATGGTAATTAGAACATCATCATCACTATTCTTCTGGGTAAGATTTTCCTCCATCTCCAGAAGGAAGCTCATTCTTCTTCTGTCGTGTCAATTCCTCTTTCACCCAGACTCTTATCACAGCCCTCCTCTGAAAATCGCCCTAGCAGAGCAGAGAGTTCAATTTCCATTCAGCGCTGGGCGACGATGTTCCCCGTGCTTCTCCTACAATCCAATATGTACGCGTACGATGCCTGTAATTTTCATTTACTCCACCTGCTCCCCGATCAAGTCCAGCCCAACCAGCAAGAAGGATATACCCTGGAAGAGCAAGAAGTAGAAATGGATACCCTGAGCAGACAAGAGGCTCCTTGCTGAAGCTGTGAGGAGGAGGAATGCCAACGTTAGCTCTTTTGTGTACATCCGGTTGTGCTTCTTTTTCCGGGAAGCATTCTGCTCCTTCTGTTTGATTTCCTCGCGCATTTCCCCCAAATCAGGCTCCGACAAGCCCCTTTGAGGCTTTGGCTCTTTCTCAAGCAAGGAAACAAGGTCACCCTCGGAAGACCGACCTGATTTCTTTGTAACCACCCACTCGTATGCGCTCCCAAGTTGGAACAGGCCGGATATCATGGCGTTGAATTTGGTCACAGACATGGTGTTTTCAAAGAGAAGGTAGGGCACAATGAAAGGGAACGATTTGGGGGCCGGGAGTATGTTGAGAAACGACATGGTGGCCGGGACATAGCAGACCACCCAAGCTGGAAGCTCAGCTTCCGGGATGAACATTGTCATGGGCAGAATTATGCAAAACAGGGTGAAAGAATAAAAGGGCAGTATCAGTTTCCTaagtaagaagaagaggaaaatcaAATTGGCTTTCTTCCCAACGCTGATCTGCAAGGGCACCAATGGAAACAGAACAAGTCAGCAATCGAAATCCAGCCAATTTTGTCATATATGGAGAGAATTTACCGGGACAAACGTCAGTAGCTCTATACCTTTGCTCGGATGATGTCAGGCAAACAAAGCCGAAACAGCTGCATTGGCCCGGAATGCCATCTGTGCTGCTGTTTCCGATAAGCCTCATAAGATTCTGGTAATTCGCATTGGCACTGAAAAGGAAGCATAACAAAATCActgtcattttgaaaaagaacAAGAGCGGCGGCGGCAACAGCAACAGCAGCAGTAGTAGAAAGATACTAAGTTTGTATCCCATTATGTAgagtcatttctatctatggtctATCTTTGTAAAGCCTTTGTAACTAATATCATACACTTATGGTAACAAACTACAATGAAATACCTCAACATCGTTGAGGAAGACGAATTTCCACCCATGGAGGTGAGCCCGAACGGCGATGTCCATGTCCTCAACCGTGGTCCTCTCAAGCCACCCACCAGACTCCTCCAATGTCTTTATCCTCCAAACACCAGCAGTCCCATTGAACCCgaagaaattgaggaaaattcCATTCACTTGTTGCTCAACTTCGAAATGAAAAGCTAAATTAATGTTCTGCAACCGTGTTAGAAGGTTTTCATCCTTGTTCACAAATGACCATCTCGCCTGAACTAGCCCTAGATCCTCATTATCCTGAAAGTACAACCAAATCAAGGATTGATTCAATTAGCTCGGTCGCAGCCAAGTCCTTAACTATCCGCATAAACACACGTTCAAGCAAGTAGAGAATTATCATAGAAATAAGATTCAATTCGGGAATTGCAACAGAAACCATCTAGTACCTTGAAATGGGGAACTGTTCTTTTGAGAAAATCAGGGTTTGGCTGAAAATCAGCATCGAAAATGGCGACAAACTCATAATCTTTGACATAGCTGCAATTCATGGCGGACTTGAGATTACCAGCTTTATAACCCTCTCGAATCACCCGATGCCTGTAAACAATATTGGCACCCTCTTGCTGCCATTTGTGAACCTCGTCTTTTATCAGCAATTGGGCCGTCGGATCATCCGAATCATCCAGAATTTGTATTAGCAGTTTTGACTTTGGCCAGTCGATATTGCACACAGCCGCAATACTCTGCTGATAAACCTGAGATTTTTCCACTATAAATTGAGAACAAACAATGTTGTAATCAAATGGGTTTTGCTAAATCACTAAATTGCTGAATTTACCTCCTTTTCGTTGCACATGGGGATTTGGACAAGGACCATGGGAAAGAAGCCATTCTCGCCGGATTCTGGATCGGCTGGGCCTTCTTTCGGTACAGGTTTAATCTTttttagtcggatccaaaagcAACCCAAACAGAGAAATAATCTATCCAAGCTCTGGACGAGGAAGAGGAGGATACATACATTGGTGAGGAACTGAAGTGGTGGAGCGAGATACTCGGCCCGGATCAAAACCCACCTCGAATACAGCCAACCAAACGCGCCCTTGACGTCGAATTGGGAGGCTAAAACGGATAGATACTGTAGCTGGAGATTTGGAGCGCCAAAATGCCAGCCCTTGCAATAGGCAGCGACCTCAAACCCTAGCAGAAGAACGGAGAGCCAAAGGAAGACCTTTATGCAAGAGTAGATGCGGGATTTAACGGTCAGGTTCTCAGCGGCGGCGCGGTTGTCGGAGTCGGGGTCGGCATCCGTCTTGCCAGCGGCGACGCGGCGGCGGATGGCAGCGGCGAGGCCGAGCATTGCAGTGGCAATGGAGGTGAGGCAGCCGGCGGCGCGGTGGGCCTTGAGGAGGAGGACCCAGGTGAGCTGCTTGGCGTTCTTGTTCCGGGCCTTGTCGCGGCGGTGGTTGGCGGCCGGAGCGTCGCCGGAGGGGAAGATGAAGTCGTCGTCCGAGGGGGCCTCGAGCTCCACCATGGACCAGTTGTTGGGGTTCTCCATCTTGACCACCACCGGCGTCCCCCTGTGTGTCTCCTTCGCCCACCATCCAAACGACGGAACCATTTCCGGCAATGATCTCCGACTCCTACGAAACCAAATCCGCAATACCTGCTCCCAGATCCAATGTTGAACGCCGGGAAACGGAAAAGGCTAAGATTCTGACACCATTT from Diospyros lotus cultivar Yz01 chromosome 4, ASM1463336v1, whole genome shotgun sequence includes the following:
- the LOC127800253 gene encoding probable xyloglucan glycosyltransferase 12 — translated: MVPSFGWWAKETHRGTPVVVKMENPNNWSMVELEAPSDDDFIFPSGDAPAANHRRDKARNKNAKQLTWVLLLKAHRAAGCLTSIATAMLGLAAAIRRRVAAGKTDADPDSDNRAAAENLTVKSRIYSCIKVFLWLSVLLLGFEVAAYCKGWHFGAPNLQLQYLSVLASQFDVKGAFGWLYSRWVLIRAEYLAPPLQFLTNVCILLFLVQSLDRLFLCLGCFWIRLKKIKPVPKEGPADPESGENGFFPMVLVQIPMCNEKEVYQQSIAAVCNIDWPKSKLLIQILDDSDDPTAQLLIKDEVHKWQQEGANIVYRHRVIREGYKAGNLKSAMNCSYVKDYEFVAIFDADFQPNPDFLKRTVPHFKDNEDLGLVQARWSFVNKDENLLTRLQNINLAFHFEVEQQVNGIFLNFFGFNGTAGVWRIKTLEESGGWLERTTVEDMDIAVRAHLHGWKFVFLNDVECQCELPESYEAYRKQQHRWHSGPMQLFRLCLPDIIRAKISVGKKANLIFLFFLLRKLILPFYSFTLFCIILPMTMFIPEAELPAWVVCYVPATMSFLNILPAPKSFPFIVPYLLFENTMSVTKFNAMISGLFQLGSAYEWVVTKKSGRSSEGDLVSLLEKEPKPQRGLSEPDLGEMREEIKQKEQNASRKKKHNRMYTKELTLAFLLLTASARSLLSAQGIHFYFLLFQGISFLLVGLDLIGEQVE